The Candidatus Dependentiae bacterium genome contains a region encoding:
- a CDS encoding serine/threonine protein phosphatase: MTKFKQTKIFLFVIYSFFSFNNIFAMFDNSQNLKESIKKLGLNNFSKICALLNNTEKYPIKISETSIFYSLASNVYKLILQDLNDTNKWINYNAADFFENSCDLALNIEMMDNISPDYFQFYYAKKIEIDNFDEIVFLGDIHGNFFSLIQIFKQFLNNVFNENLEIIGNRKIIFFGDFVDKGEASFEVLFFIFFLKILNPDSVFILKGNHEAYSMNMYYGFFDELKKKIAEDDVSTFYYNILSVFNILPEVIYLKLKNKTYQINHGGFNFNYDPRDLLNGDYEFELTGPIYLNKKDFVSSFLWDDLDPELSENNYVFVRNCAYKYSTLLALNRMDLYEIDGFLRGHFHGLFTSKTFENYEIFLKKINNIQDVLNGTRSLPLGFCDIGRYGKPIFIHIACAISGFYYEPSYLSLKMINGEPKFQLVVC; encoded by the coding sequence TTGGATTAAATAATTTTAGTAAAATTTGTGCATTATTAAATAATACAGAAAAATACCCAATCAAAATTAGTGAGACTTCTATTTTTTATTCATTGGCGTCTAATGTTTATAAACTTATTTTGCAAGATTTAAACGACACTAATAAGTGGATAAATTATAATGCAGCAGATTTTTTTGAAAATTCGTGTGATTTAGCTTTAAATATTGAAATGATGGATAATATATCTCCGGATTATTTTCAATTTTATTATGCAAAAAAAATTGAGATTGATAATTTTGACGAAATTGTTTTTTTAGGGGATATTCATGGAAATTTTTTTTCTTTGATACAAATTTTTAAACAATTTCTTAATAATGTTTTCAATGAAAACCTTGAAATAATTGGCAATAGAAAAATTATTTTTTTCGGCGATTTTGTTGATAAAGGGGAGGCAAGTTTTGAAGTTTTATTTTTTATTTTCTTTTTAAAAATATTAAATCCGGATTCGGTGTTTATTTTAAAGGGTAACCATGAAGCTTACAGTATGAATATGTATTATGGATTTTTTGATGAATTGAAAAAAAAGATTGCTGAAGATGATGTTTCAACATTTTATTATAATATTTTGTCTGTCTTTAACATATTGCCTGAAGTAATATATTTAAAATTAAAAAATAAAACATATCAAATAAATCATGGTGGCTTTAATTTTAATTATGATCCAAGAGATTTACTAAATGGTGATTATGAATTTGAACTTACTGGCCCTATATATTTGAATAAAAAAGATTTCGTTTCATCTTTTTTGTGGGATGATTTGGATCCTGAATTGTCTGAAAATAATTATGTATTTGTACGTAACTGTGCATATAAATATTCTACTCTTTTGGCATTGAATCGTATGGATTTATATGAAATTGATGGATTTTTAAGAGGTCATTTTCATGGATTATTTACATCTAAAACATTTGAAAATTATGAAATTTTTTTAAAAAAAATAAATAATATTCAGGATGTTTTGAATGGAACAAGAAGTTTGCCATTGGGATTTTGCGACATTGGGCGTTATGGAAAGCCAATTTTTATTCATATAGCATGTGCTATATCCGGTTTTTATTATGAACCGTCTTATTTAAGCTTAAAAATGATTAATGGGGAACCTAAATTTCAGTTAGTTGTCTGTTAA